The Syngnathus typhle isolate RoL2023-S1 ecotype Sweden linkage group LG1, RoL_Styp_1.0, whole genome shotgun sequence genome includes a window with the following:
- the matr3l1.2 gene encoding matrin 3-like 1.2 isoform X1, giving the protein MDGASKGFAPGRGRLAAAAESLSFSMSEQRPLRQMGGSASDNQDGGSLMPCGGGPLGGTMKLFASLGLSPSDLDVLAQIPEKDISVETLPQILLQLKNRKAARGPSSSGWDDGGRMRGGAASSFGHGSGSSDFGFASVSHGTGLNFGGGNREPSYAELLHRDSFSGQQGASLSQGAFPLRRKGSPSLGKVQDFLGAPPPRFPHVCSLCDFDVHSNMEWTQHTNGLRHAENRRVLLNMYPEWDLSGAPSRSPIMESTNLSAGLLGPAPSGPGPAARMQSSWGSGPSPGLGMSRQNRSEPDVLRSRVVVVKYDRKPLSNKTLFSFAEPFGRLQEHLVLKTKAFLELETHEEAMAMVNYYQQNSAMLYGKPITFYLSRRLVVIQKEDRASDRAPWDAPHRGSQVVFFSNLPREEDKKKELLTVAARFGVVEKHLFLTDQGFIQLGRPEDAEMMVKYYTVNPLTIKGRAVRLNICTKYKTLNVNRRPKESGSNWKADNKRRSSPPRSPSSSRDDENKSASEGEADDEVAAGVREGEAEDEGEEHPSATGADEEEKVSEEEEKEPEGGDLGVHHKETSSQAPDDHADSVAMDADLKGDDVTGETPADAGGAAQLGDESKEWLTEAESHLEQATGEDEDFLENMEDFVTLDELPDEDEKEAADEDESDDIDPSRKGGLRVVNIQGFRRGYKFLDELLGLATPFGKVVKHLVLDWRPEAFLQFSSEEEARAMVKFYNGNVMASVCGRPVRVNHSLTYPTIQSGKGRVVYVGQLPNGKYEDEDVLKLAEPFGKVKKYFLNPIKRECFLEMEKAEAADEMAEAYKTNQPKLNGRRLLVYVSRKYTQLKYGHSCPSTTKRAISGSSSKSSEEPPAKRIKEKEERKEEMKKSKDHDEETPKDLEPQEEQEQPKSQEEITRKEEEEEEEAAATDEPEVDKPEADKPEADKPEAELEEEQTIPQEDKPEADKAEAELEEEQKKPQEDEQMEPQEEEAALSSPVKMEVAIPEKIPDVPVCQEPTEEPLADQNKAGPPPLVESKPAAALPLPPYDPDKAIGVEHIKMGYYCRVCLLFYSNEDVAKKTHCSSQMHYDKLQKHLEKERSKTEKKRAKKPSA; this is encoded by the exons ATGGACGGAGCTTCGAAAGGGTTCGCACCGGGGCGGGGCCgcctggccgccgccgccgagtccTTAAGCTTCAGCATGAGCGAGCAACGGCCACTACGCCAGATGGGCGGCAGCGCTTCGGACAACCAGGACGGCGGCTCTCTCATGCCTTGCGGCGGTGGCCCTCTTGGTGGCACCATGAAGCTTTTCGCCAGCTTGGGGCTCTCACCCTCCGATCTGGATGTTCTGGCCCAGATCCCTGAAAAGGACATCAGTGTGGAAACGCTCCCGCAGATCCTCCTGCAGCTCAAAAATCGCAAGGCGGCCCGGGGGCCTTCCTCCTCCGGCTGGGATGACGGGGGCAGGatgcgcggcggcgccgcctcCTCTTTCGGTCACGGTTCGGGCTCTTCCGACTTTGGCTTTGCTTCTGTCAGCCACGGAACCGGCTTGAATTTCGGCGGCGGGAACCGAGAGCCGTCGTACGCTGAACTTTTGCACCGCGATTCCTTCAGCGGTCAGCAGGGGGCGTCGCTCTCCCAGGGCGCCTTCCCGCTGCGCAGGAAGGGCTCCCCGTCCCTGGGAAAAGTCCAAGACTTTTTGGGAGCACCGCCTCCCCGATTCCCACACGTGTGCTCTCTTTGTGATTTTGACGTGCATTCCAACATG GAGTGGACCCAACACACCAACGGACTCCGACATGCTGAGAACAGGCGTGTGCTCCTCAACAT GTACCCCGAGTGGGATCTCAGTGGGGCGCCAAGCAGAAG CCCCATCATGGAGTCCACCAACCTGTCGGCCGGTCTGCTGGGACCCGCGCCCTCGGGGCCCGGCCCGGCGGCCAGGATGCAGTCCAGTTGGG GATCGGGACCGTCTCCGGGTCTGGGCATGTCGCGGCAGAACCGCTCGGAACCAGACGTG CTGAGGAgcagggtggtggtggtgaaatACGACAGGAAGCCACTCAGCAACAAAACGTTGTTTTCTTTCGCCGAACCTTTCGGTCGTCTCCAGGAGCACTTGGTCCTCAAGACCaag GCGTTCCTGGAGTTGGAGACGCATGAGGAGGCCATGGCCATGGTCAACTACTACCAGCAAAATTCCGCTATGCTCTACGGGAAGCCCATCACCTTCTATCTGTCAAGGAGGCTGGTCGTCATCCAG AAGGAAGATCGCGCGTCGGACCGAGCGCCCTGGGACGCCCCGCATCGCGGCAGCCAGGTGGTCTTCTTCTCCAACCTCCCCAGAGAAGAAGACAAGAAGAAGGAGCTGCTGACGGTGGCCGCTCGCTTTGGCGTGGTGGAGAAACATCTCTTCCTGACAGACCAG GGCTTCATCCAGTTGGGACGACCCGAGGACGCCGAGATGATGGTCAAGTACTACACGGTCAATCCGCTCACAATCAAAGGGCGAGCCGTCCGCCTCAACATCTGCACCAAGTACAAGACCCTCAA CGTCAACCGCAGACCGAAGGAATCAGGAAGCAACTGGAAGGCCGACAACAAGAGGAGGTCATCTCCACCCCGTTCGCCTTCCAGTAGCCGAGACGACGAGAACAAATCGGCTTCGGAGGGCGAGGCGGACGACGAAGTGGCGGCCGGAGTGCGGGAGGGGGAGGCCGAAGATGAAGGCGAGGAGCATCCGAGTGCCACGGGTGCTGACGAGGAGGAAAAAGTcagcgaggaagaggagaaggagcCTGAGGGAGGAGACCTCGGCGTTCACCATAAG GAGACATCTTCACAGGCTCCCGACGATCATGCGGATAGCGTCGCCATGGACGCTGACTTGAAGGGCGATGATGTCACGGGTGAGACGCCCGCCGATGCGGGCGGCGCTGCCCAGCTGGGGGACGAGTCCAAGGAGTGGTTGACCGAAGCGGAAAGTCACCTCGAGCAGGCAACGGGGGAG GATGAGGACTTCCTGGAGAACATGGAGGACTTTGTGACACTGGACGAGCTCCCCGACGAGGACGAGAAAGAGGCGGCGGATGAAGACGAGTCCGACGACATTG ACCCGTCCAGGAAGGGG GGGCTGCGGGTGGTCAACATCCAGGGCTTCAGGCGAGGCTACAAATTCCTGGACGAGTTGCTGGGACTGGCTACACCCTTCGGGAAAGTGGTAAAGCATCTGGTTCTGGACTGGAGGCCCGAG GCGTTCCTACAGTTTTCCTCCGAAGAAGAAGCTAGGGCCATGGTCAAGTTCTACAACGGCAACGTCATGGCATCGGTATGCGGACGGCCGGTCAGGGTCAACCACTCTTTGACCTACCCGACCATCCAG TCCGGCAAAGGCAGGGTGGTGTACGTGGGTCAGCTGCCCAACGGCAAGTACGAGGATGAGGATGTCCTCAAATTGGCCGAGCCCTTtggcaaagtcaaaaagtatttcCTGAATCCCATCAAGAGAGAG TGTTTcctggagatggagaaggcagAGGCGGCAGATGAAATGGCCGAAGCCTACAAAACCAACCAGCCAAAGTTGAACGGTAGACGTCTCCTCGTCTACGTCAGCAGGAAGTACACGCAGCTCAAATACGG CCATAGCTGTCCCAGCACCACCAAGAGGGCGATAAGCGGCTCATCCTCCAAATCCTCTGAAGAGCCTCCAGCCAAGAGAATAAAGGAGAAAGAGGAACGCAAAGAAGAAATGAAGAAATCCAAGGACCACGACGAAGAGACGCCAAAAGACCTCGAACCTCAGGAGGAACAAGAGCAGCCAAAGTCCCAAGAGGAAATAACGcgaaaagaagaagaggaggaggaggaggcggcggcaacGGACGAACCTGAGGTGGACAAACCTGAGGCAGACAAACCTGAGGCGGACAAACCCGAGGCGGAGCTTGAAGAGGAACAGACGATACCACAAGAAGACAAACCTGAGGCGGACAAAGCCGAGGCGGAGCTTGAAGAGGAACAGAAGAAACCACAAGAAGACGAGCAAATGGAACCTCAGGAGGAAGAAGCTGCACTGAGCTCACCTGTGAAGATGGAAGTGGCCATCCCAGAGAAGATTCCGGATGTTCCCGTGTGCCAGGAA CCGACGGAGGAGCCGTTGGCCGATCAGAACAAGGCTGGACCCCCCCCGCTCGTTGAAAGTAAACCCGCGGCGGCTTTGCCCCTGCCACCGTACGACCCCGACAAAGCTATCG GTGTGGAACACATCAAGATGGGTTACTACTGCCGCGTCTGTCTCCTTTTTTACTCCAACGAGGACGTGGCCAAGAAGACGCACTGCAGCAGCCAGATGCATTACGACAAGTTGCAG AAACATCTGGAGAAGGAACGAAGCAAAACGGAGAAGAAGCGAGCCAAGAAGCCCAGCGCGTGA
- the matr3l1.2 gene encoding matrin 3-like 1.2 isoform X2: MDGASKGFAPGRGRLAAAAESLSFSMSEQRPLRQMGGSASDNQDGGSLMPCGGGPLGGTMKLFASLGLSPSDLDVLAQIPEKDISVETLPQILLQLKNRKAARGPSSSGWDDGGRMRGGAASSFGHGSGSSDFGFASVSHGTGLNFGGGNREPSYAELLHRDSFSGQQGASLSQGAFPLRRKGSPSLGKVQDFLGAPPPRFPHVCSLCDFDVHSNMEWTQHTNGLRHAENRRVLLNMYPEWDLSGAPSRSPIMESTNLSAGLLGPAPSGPGPAARMQSSWGSGPSPGLGMSRQNRSEPDVLRSRVVVVKYDRKPLSNKTLFSFAEPFGRLQEHLVLKTKAFLELETHEEAMAMVNYYQQNSAMLYGKPITFYLSRRLVVIQKEDRASDRAPWDAPHRGSQVVFFSNLPREEDKKKELLTVAARFGVVEKHLFLTDQGFIQLGRPEDAEMMVKYYTVNPLTIKGRAVRLNICTKYKTLNVNRRPKESGSNWKADNKRRSSPPRSPSSSRDDENKSASEGEADDEVAAGVREGEAEDEGEEHPSATGADEEEKVSEEEEKEPEGGDLGVHHKAPDDHADSVAMDADLKGDDVTGETPADAGGAAQLGDESKEWLTEAESHLEQATGEDEDFLENMEDFVTLDELPDEDEKEAADEDESDDIDPSRKGGLRVVNIQGFRRGYKFLDELLGLATPFGKVVKHLVLDWRPEAFLQFSSEEEARAMVKFYNGNVMASVCGRPVRVNHSLTYPTIQSGKGRVVYVGQLPNGKYEDEDVLKLAEPFGKVKKYFLNPIKRECFLEMEKAEAADEMAEAYKTNQPKLNGRRLLVYVSRKYTQLKYGHSCPSTTKRAISGSSSKSSEEPPAKRIKEKEERKEEMKKSKDHDEETPKDLEPQEEQEQPKSQEEITRKEEEEEEEAAATDEPEVDKPEADKPEADKPEAELEEEQTIPQEDKPEADKAEAELEEEQKKPQEDEQMEPQEEEAALSSPVKMEVAIPEKIPDVPVCQEPTEEPLADQNKAGPPPLVESKPAAALPLPPYDPDKAIGVEHIKMGYYCRVCLLFYSNEDVAKKTHCSSQMHYDKLQKHLEKERSKTEKKRAKKPSA, translated from the exons ATGGACGGAGCTTCGAAAGGGTTCGCACCGGGGCGGGGCCgcctggccgccgccgccgagtccTTAAGCTTCAGCATGAGCGAGCAACGGCCACTACGCCAGATGGGCGGCAGCGCTTCGGACAACCAGGACGGCGGCTCTCTCATGCCTTGCGGCGGTGGCCCTCTTGGTGGCACCATGAAGCTTTTCGCCAGCTTGGGGCTCTCACCCTCCGATCTGGATGTTCTGGCCCAGATCCCTGAAAAGGACATCAGTGTGGAAACGCTCCCGCAGATCCTCCTGCAGCTCAAAAATCGCAAGGCGGCCCGGGGGCCTTCCTCCTCCGGCTGGGATGACGGGGGCAGGatgcgcggcggcgccgcctcCTCTTTCGGTCACGGTTCGGGCTCTTCCGACTTTGGCTTTGCTTCTGTCAGCCACGGAACCGGCTTGAATTTCGGCGGCGGGAACCGAGAGCCGTCGTACGCTGAACTTTTGCACCGCGATTCCTTCAGCGGTCAGCAGGGGGCGTCGCTCTCCCAGGGCGCCTTCCCGCTGCGCAGGAAGGGCTCCCCGTCCCTGGGAAAAGTCCAAGACTTTTTGGGAGCACCGCCTCCCCGATTCCCACACGTGTGCTCTCTTTGTGATTTTGACGTGCATTCCAACATG GAGTGGACCCAACACACCAACGGACTCCGACATGCTGAGAACAGGCGTGTGCTCCTCAACAT GTACCCCGAGTGGGATCTCAGTGGGGCGCCAAGCAGAAG CCCCATCATGGAGTCCACCAACCTGTCGGCCGGTCTGCTGGGACCCGCGCCCTCGGGGCCCGGCCCGGCGGCCAGGATGCAGTCCAGTTGGG GATCGGGACCGTCTCCGGGTCTGGGCATGTCGCGGCAGAACCGCTCGGAACCAGACGTG CTGAGGAgcagggtggtggtggtgaaatACGACAGGAAGCCACTCAGCAACAAAACGTTGTTTTCTTTCGCCGAACCTTTCGGTCGTCTCCAGGAGCACTTGGTCCTCAAGACCaag GCGTTCCTGGAGTTGGAGACGCATGAGGAGGCCATGGCCATGGTCAACTACTACCAGCAAAATTCCGCTATGCTCTACGGGAAGCCCATCACCTTCTATCTGTCAAGGAGGCTGGTCGTCATCCAG AAGGAAGATCGCGCGTCGGACCGAGCGCCCTGGGACGCCCCGCATCGCGGCAGCCAGGTGGTCTTCTTCTCCAACCTCCCCAGAGAAGAAGACAAGAAGAAGGAGCTGCTGACGGTGGCCGCTCGCTTTGGCGTGGTGGAGAAACATCTCTTCCTGACAGACCAG GGCTTCATCCAGTTGGGACGACCCGAGGACGCCGAGATGATGGTCAAGTACTACACGGTCAATCCGCTCACAATCAAAGGGCGAGCCGTCCGCCTCAACATCTGCACCAAGTACAAGACCCTCAA CGTCAACCGCAGACCGAAGGAATCAGGAAGCAACTGGAAGGCCGACAACAAGAGGAGGTCATCTCCACCCCGTTCGCCTTCCAGTAGCCGAGACGACGAGAACAAATCGGCTTCGGAGGGCGAGGCGGACGACGAAGTGGCGGCCGGAGTGCGGGAGGGGGAGGCCGAAGATGAAGGCGAGGAGCATCCGAGTGCCACGGGTGCTGACGAGGAGGAAAAAGTcagcgaggaagaggagaaggagcCTGAGGGAGGAGACCTCGGCGTTCACCATAAG GCTCCCGACGATCATGCGGATAGCGTCGCCATGGACGCTGACTTGAAGGGCGATGATGTCACGGGTGAGACGCCCGCCGATGCGGGCGGCGCTGCCCAGCTGGGGGACGAGTCCAAGGAGTGGTTGACCGAAGCGGAAAGTCACCTCGAGCAGGCAACGGGGGAG GATGAGGACTTCCTGGAGAACATGGAGGACTTTGTGACACTGGACGAGCTCCCCGACGAGGACGAGAAAGAGGCGGCGGATGAAGACGAGTCCGACGACATTG ACCCGTCCAGGAAGGGG GGGCTGCGGGTGGTCAACATCCAGGGCTTCAGGCGAGGCTACAAATTCCTGGACGAGTTGCTGGGACTGGCTACACCCTTCGGGAAAGTGGTAAAGCATCTGGTTCTGGACTGGAGGCCCGAG GCGTTCCTACAGTTTTCCTCCGAAGAAGAAGCTAGGGCCATGGTCAAGTTCTACAACGGCAACGTCATGGCATCGGTATGCGGACGGCCGGTCAGGGTCAACCACTCTTTGACCTACCCGACCATCCAG TCCGGCAAAGGCAGGGTGGTGTACGTGGGTCAGCTGCCCAACGGCAAGTACGAGGATGAGGATGTCCTCAAATTGGCCGAGCCCTTtggcaaagtcaaaaagtatttcCTGAATCCCATCAAGAGAGAG TGTTTcctggagatggagaaggcagAGGCGGCAGATGAAATGGCCGAAGCCTACAAAACCAACCAGCCAAAGTTGAACGGTAGACGTCTCCTCGTCTACGTCAGCAGGAAGTACACGCAGCTCAAATACGG CCATAGCTGTCCCAGCACCACCAAGAGGGCGATAAGCGGCTCATCCTCCAAATCCTCTGAAGAGCCTCCAGCCAAGAGAATAAAGGAGAAAGAGGAACGCAAAGAAGAAATGAAGAAATCCAAGGACCACGACGAAGAGACGCCAAAAGACCTCGAACCTCAGGAGGAACAAGAGCAGCCAAAGTCCCAAGAGGAAATAACGcgaaaagaagaagaggaggaggaggaggcggcggcaacGGACGAACCTGAGGTGGACAAACCTGAGGCAGACAAACCTGAGGCGGACAAACCCGAGGCGGAGCTTGAAGAGGAACAGACGATACCACAAGAAGACAAACCTGAGGCGGACAAAGCCGAGGCGGAGCTTGAAGAGGAACAGAAGAAACCACAAGAAGACGAGCAAATGGAACCTCAGGAGGAAGAAGCTGCACTGAGCTCACCTGTGAAGATGGAAGTGGCCATCCCAGAGAAGATTCCGGATGTTCCCGTGTGCCAGGAA CCGACGGAGGAGCCGTTGGCCGATCAGAACAAGGCTGGACCCCCCCCGCTCGTTGAAAGTAAACCCGCGGCGGCTTTGCCCCTGCCACCGTACGACCCCGACAAAGCTATCG GTGTGGAACACATCAAGATGGGTTACTACTGCCGCGTCTGTCTCCTTTTTTACTCCAACGAGGACGTGGCCAAGAAGACGCACTGCAGCAGCCAGATGCATTACGACAAGTTGCAG AAACATCTGGAGAAGGAACGAAGCAAAACGGAGAAGAAGCGAGCCAAGAAGCCCAGCGCGTGA